A region of uncultured Anaeromusa sp. DNA encodes the following proteins:
- the sdhA gene encoding succinate dehydrogenase flavoprotein subunit gives MKKKIIVVGGGLSGLMATMKISEAGGEVDLFSLCPVKRSHSVCAQGGINACMNTKGQNDSIDEHFDDTVYGGDFLADQKAVRGMIELAPKLIEMFDRMGVTWTRTAEGLLDLRNFGGQKNKRTCFSGATTGQQLLYALDEQVRHWEVKGTVKKYEGWDFLKAILNEKGECRGIVAQNMSTMEIESFPADAVILATGGPGLVFGKSTNSVICTGSAVSSAYQQGAYLGNSEFIQLHPTAIPGDDKLRLMSESARGEGGRVWTYKDGKPWYFLEEMYPAYGNLVPRDIAARAIFKVCTEMKLGINGENQVYLDLSHIDSDYLDRKLGGILEIYEEFVGDDPRKVPMRIFPAVHYSMGGIWVDREHRTNIPGLFASGECDYQYHGANRLGANSLLSAAYSGTVSGPSAMRWAKGEQEGSSLSAEELKAAKDAEIQRFETLLAMNGPENAYKLHQELGEIMLENVAIVRINANIAKAEGLLKDLLKRWDSIGVNDKGHYCNQEVMFTRQLRDMIIYAQAITKAALLRNESRGAHYKPEFPERDDENFLKTTRVAYTPEGPQIDYIDFDHSMIKPRPRRYDVAKEVKK, from the coding sequence GTGAAAAAGAAAATTATTGTTGTTGGCGGCGGCCTTTCGGGCTTGATGGCCACTATGAAGATCAGCGAAGCCGGTGGCGAAGTCGATCTCTTCTCCCTTTGCCCTGTTAAGCGTTCGCATTCGGTTTGTGCACAAGGTGGCATCAATGCCTGCATGAACACCAAAGGTCAAAACGACTCCATTGACGAGCATTTTGACGATACTGTCTACGGCGGCGACTTCCTGGCTGACCAGAAGGCCGTTCGCGGGATGATTGAATTGGCTCCAAAACTGATCGAAATGTTCGATCGTATGGGCGTAACCTGGACCCGTACTGCGGAAGGCCTGCTGGACCTTCGTAACTTCGGCGGACAGAAAAACAAAAGAACTTGCTTCTCCGGCGCTACTACCGGCCAGCAGCTTTTGTACGCTCTCGATGAGCAGGTTCGTCATTGGGAAGTCAAAGGTACTGTTAAGAAATACGAAGGCTGGGATTTCCTGAAAGCCATTTTGAACGAAAAAGGCGAGTGCCGTGGTATTGTGGCTCAGAATATGAGCACCATGGAGATTGAATCTTTCCCGGCTGACGCTGTTATTTTGGCTACCGGCGGCCCCGGACTGGTGTTCGGCAAGAGCACCAACTCCGTTATCTGCACGGGTTCGGCCGTGTCCAGCGCGTACCAACAAGGTGCGTACTTGGGCAACAGCGAATTCATTCAATTGCATCCGACTGCCATTCCTGGCGATGACAAGCTGCGCTTGATGTCCGAGTCGGCTCGTGGCGAAGGCGGCCGCGTCTGGACCTATAAAGATGGCAAGCCTTGGTATTTCCTCGAAGAAATGTATCCGGCCTATGGCAACCTGGTGCCGCGCGACATCGCTGCGCGCGCCATCTTCAAGGTTTGTACAGAAATGAAGCTAGGCATCAATGGCGAAAACCAGGTATATTTGGATCTGTCTCATATCGACAGCGACTACCTGGATCGCAAATTGGGCGGCATTTTGGAAATTTATGAAGAGTTCGTCGGTGACGATCCGCGTAAAGTTCCTATGCGTATCTTCCCAGCCGTTCACTATTCCATGGGCGGTATCTGGGTTGACCGTGAACACAGAACCAACATCCCTGGTCTGTTCGCTTCCGGCGAATGCGACTATCAATACCATGGCGCCAACCGTTTAGGTGCAAACTCCTTGCTGTCGGCCGCTTACTCCGGAACTGTTTCCGGCCCGAGCGCTATGCGTTGGGCGAAAGGCGAACAGGAAGGCTCGTCCTTGAGTGCAGAAGAACTGAAAGCCGCTAAGGATGCGGAAATTCAGCGCTTTGAAACACTGTTGGCTATGAACGGTCCTGAAAATGCCTACAAATTGCATCAAGAACTCGGCGAAATCATGCTGGAAAACGTGGCTATTGTTCGTATCAATGCAAACATTGCCAAAGCGGAAGGTCTCTTGAAAGATCTACTGAAGCGTTGGGACAGCATTGGCGTAAACGACAAAGGCCATTACTGCAATCAGGAAGTCATGTTCACTCGTCAACTGCGGGACATGATCATTTATGCTCAGGCTATCACCAAAGCAGCTTTGCTGCGTAATGAAAGCCGCGGCGCTCACTACAAACCGGAATTCCCTGAGCGCGATGATGAAAACTTCCTGAAAACCACGCGTGTTGCCTACACCCCGGAAGGACCGCAAATCGATTATATCGACTTTGATCATTCCATGATCAAACCGCGTCCTCGTCGTTACGACGTTGCTAAGGAGGTTAAGAAATAA
- the sdhB gene encoding succinate dehydrogenase iron-sulfur subunit — MSKKSVHFIITRQDSPTSAPYTEEFELPYRPAMNVVSSLMEIQKNPVTKDGKKTTPVVWECNCLEKVCGACMMVINGKAQQACAALIDHLEQPIRLEAARTFPVVRDLIIDRSVMFESLKRVHAWVEVDGSWPVNQMAPRQNPNTATTAYEISRCMTCGCCMHACPNVNSGSNFIGPAPMGQAHLFNLHPTGEYNKGDRLDALMAKGGISNCGNSQNCVQACPKDIKLTDYIAQLNRDVNKQAIKNLLNK, encoded by the coding sequence ATGAGCAAGAAAAGCGTTCATTTTATTATTACCAGACAAGACTCGCCTACTAGCGCGCCGTATACGGAAGAGTTTGAACTTCCATACCGCCCGGCGATGAATGTAGTTTCCTCCTTGATGGAAATTCAGAAAAACCCTGTAACCAAAGACGGCAAGAAAACTACTCCTGTCGTTTGGGAATGCAACTGCCTAGAGAAAGTTTGTGGCGCTTGCATGATGGTCATCAACGGCAAAGCGCAACAGGCTTGTGCAGCTTTGATCGATCATTTGGAGCAGCCTATTCGTTTGGAAGCGGCTCGTACCTTCCCGGTGGTTCGCGACTTGATTATCGACCGCAGCGTCATGTTTGAAAGCCTGAAGCGCGTTCACGCTTGGGTTGAAGTTGACGGTTCCTGGCCGGTAAACCAAATGGCGCCCCGTCAAAACCCCAATACGGCTACGACGGCTTACGAAATTTCTCGTTGCATGACTTGCGGCTGCTGCATGCATGCATGCCCCAATGTTAACTCTGGTTCTAACTTCATTGGACCGGCTCCGATGGGACAGGCTCATTTGTTCAACCTGCATCCTACCGGTGAATACAACAAGGGAGATCGTCTGGACGCCTTGATGGCGAAAGGCGGCATCAGCAATTGCGGCAATAGCCAAAACTGCGTGCAGGCTTGCCCGAAAGACATCAAGCTGACCGATTATATCGCGCAGCTGAATCGGGATGTTAACAAACAAGCTATTAAGAACTTGTTGAACAAGTAA
- a CDS encoding 5'-nucleotidase C-terminal domain-containing protein translates to MRQWGRIFLLCLFICWGSVVGQAQQIQLDVLTVNDFHGALAPEERRPGAAVLMAAIEQERAANPQGTLLLAAGDMLQGSVDSNLLYGRPVVEMMNAMQVDAMALGNHEFDWGLRVLQERAKEAHFPFLCGNVVDKQTALPLDFVKPYVILERQGVKIAVIGAVTPETLYKSHPNAVYGLEIQDPAARINAWAQEARKHGAAIVIAVAHLSSYMDKDGKITGEAADVADKLTGVNVLVSAHSHERVAGFVKGVAVLQAEAYGRGLGKVHLNYDSKTRTVQMISASVTDLVEHPVPPEPLMQELVRRQEEPIIALKEQTVGNSLYPLEHSRNAFSPLGQWVADAMRSSVQADVAFLNGGGVRLGLPAGKISLGQVYAALPFDNTLYTVQLNGKQIRKILEHGLFNQNFGMLQFSGLKVVCDPDMPEGARIKEVRLASGDEIADGKHYLVVANDFMAAGGDGYTMLREGLEGRDTYISLRDIVLREMKRQQPIDFTGDERLLERKGDSLRLPDAA, encoded by the coding sequence ATGCGGCAATGGGGCCGGATTTTTTTATTATGCCTATTCATTTGTTGGGGGAGTGTCGTAGGGCAAGCCCAGCAGATTCAGTTGGATGTATTGACAGTGAACGACTTTCATGGCGCCTTGGCACCTGAAGAGCGACGTCCTGGCGCGGCGGTACTGATGGCGGCTATTGAACAAGAACGTGCCGCCAATCCGCAAGGAACGCTTCTTCTGGCGGCAGGCGATATGCTGCAAGGAAGCGTGGACTCCAACTTGCTCTATGGGCGTCCAGTTGTCGAAATGATGAATGCTATGCAAGTTGATGCCATGGCTTTGGGTAATCATGAATTTGACTGGGGTTTGAGAGTATTGCAGGAAAGGGCGAAAGAAGCGCATTTTCCATTTTTGTGCGGGAATGTAGTGGACAAGCAGACTGCTTTACCCTTGGATTTTGTGAAACCCTATGTTATTTTGGAGCGACAAGGTGTTAAAATTGCCGTTATTGGTGCGGTTACGCCGGAAACGCTCTACAAAAGCCATCCTAATGCGGTATATGGTCTTGAAATTCAAGATCCTGCGGCTAGGATCAACGCTTGGGCTCAGGAGGCGCGCAAACATGGTGCTGCCATTGTTATTGCGGTGGCCCATTTGTCTTCTTACATGGATAAGGATGGCAAGATAACCGGCGAGGCTGCGGATGTAGCCGACAAACTAACAGGCGTGAATGTGCTGGTAAGCGCACATTCTCATGAACGGGTTGCTGGCTTTGTTAAAGGTGTTGCTGTGTTGCAGGCGGAAGCCTATGGTCGTGGGTTAGGGAAAGTACATCTTAACTATGATTCAAAAACGAGAACCGTACAGATGATTTCCGCCAGCGTGACGGATTTGGTGGAGCACCCGGTGCCGCCGGAACCGCTCATGCAGGAACTGGTGCGTCGCCAAGAAGAACCGATTATAGCCTTAAAGGAGCAGACAGTAGGTAATTCTCTCTATCCTTTGGAGCATAGCCGTAATGCTTTTTCACCTTTGGGCCAGTGGGTGGCGGATGCTATGCGATCTTCCGTGCAGGCGGATGTGGCTTTTTTAAACGGAGGCGGTGTGAGGCTGGGATTACCGGCAGGAAAAATTTCGCTAGGGCAGGTATATGCAGCTCTTCCTTTTGACAACACATTGTATACGGTACAATTGAACGGGAAGCAAATCCGTAAAATTTTAGAGCATGGCTTATTCAATCAAAATTTTGGCATGCTGCAATTTTCCGGCTTAAAAGTGGTTTGCGATCCGGATATGCCAGAAGGAGCTCGAATTAAAGAAGTACGGCTGGCTAGTGGCGATGAAATTGCAGATGGTAAACACTATCTGGTGGTTGCCAATGACTTCATGGCGGCAGGCGGAGACGGGTACACGATGCTGCGGGAAGGGTTGGAGGGACGAGATACGTATATCTCCTTGCGGGACATAGTTTTGCGTGAAATGAAGCGTCAACAGCCGATTGACTTTACTGGTGATGAGCGGTTGCTGGAACGAAAAGGAGATAGTTTGCGGCTACCGGATGCGGCCTAA
- a CDS encoding CBS domain-containing protein encodes MQKAMNEIYFSQLRGRRIYDGAGKAAGKVNDVVVRWDGGMPYITGIRHSGDIHRLIPASQVKDWAAEEVQLCKPLAEIEIADINEQELYVGKWLLDKQIIDLNGSKLVRVNDILLSCSQMEGQQQLFLLAADIGMRGLIRRLGLEFLVRRVNNHYILWQSITPLESRTASLKLNLNKEQVSKLHPADIADLVEEMDYNSRAVFIKSLDVEQAAEALAEMELDTQVEIITQLDGHQASDLLEEMPPDEAADILSEMPEGKSSELLLLMETDEAEEVKELMQYEEDTAGGLMTTEYIGLSVELTAEQAIQRVRELAPGVETIYYLYVIDTAEKLLGVFSLRELIIAQPDMVLGDLMHTKIVTVHHDDSHRKVADAIHKYGLLAVPVTDETGVLCGIITVDDVLDILMPERSVSDAMSVYLSKRALREG; translated from the coding sequence ATGCAAAAAGCAATGAACGAAATTTATTTCAGTCAACTGCGGGGACGACGCATATATGACGGGGCTGGCAAAGCAGCTGGAAAAGTCAACGATGTGGTTGTGCGCTGGGATGGCGGCATGCCTTATATTACAGGCATTCGACATAGCGGGGATATTCATCGGCTGATTCCGGCTAGCCAAGTTAAAGACTGGGCGGCAGAAGAAGTCCAACTGTGTAAACCGTTGGCGGAAATTGAAATTGCGGATATTAATGAGCAAGAGTTGTATGTAGGTAAATGGCTGCTGGATAAGCAGATAATCGACTTGAACGGTTCAAAGCTGGTGCGGGTTAATGATATCTTGCTGTCCTGCTCGCAGATGGAAGGACAGCAACAGTTGTTTCTTTTGGCCGCCGATATTGGCATGCGTGGCTTGATTCGCAGATTGGGACTGGAATTTTTAGTACGTAGAGTGAATAACCATTACATTTTATGGCAATCAATCACACCTTTGGAATCAAGAACAGCCAGTTTGAAGCTGAACCTCAACAAGGAGCAGGTAAGCAAACTGCATCCGGCGGATATTGCGGATCTTGTGGAGGAGATGGACTATAATAGTCGAGCCGTATTCATTAAGTCTTTGGATGTGGAGCAGGCCGCGGAAGCCTTGGCGGAAATGGAACTGGACACGCAGGTAGAAATTATTACCCAGCTCGATGGGCACCAGGCTTCGGATTTGCTCGAAGAAATGCCTCCTGATGAAGCGGCTGATATTTTGAGCGAAATGCCGGAAGGAAAATCAAGTGAACTGTTGCTGTTGATGGAAACCGATGAAGCGGAAGAAGTCAAAGAGCTGATGCAGTATGAAGAGGACACGGCTGGCGGCTTGATGACTACGGAGTATATCGGCTTGTCTGTAGAATTAACGGCTGAACAGGCCATACAGCGCGTTCGGGAACTAGCGCCGGGCGTAGAGACCATATACTATTTGTATGTGATTGATACGGCAGAAAAACTGCTGGGCGTATTTTCTTTGCGGGAATTGATCATTGCGCAGCCGGATATGGTTTTGGGTGATCTGATGCATACCAAGATTGTTACGGTGCACCATGATGACAGCCATCGTAAAGTAGCGGATGCTATTCATAAGTATGGCTTGCTGGCTGTGCCGGTTACTGACGAAACAGGCGTTTTATGTGGTATTATTACGGTCGATGACGTACTGGACATTTTGATGCCGGAACGTTCTGTATCGGATGCCATGTCGGTTTATTTAAGCAAACGCGCGTTGAGGGAGGGGTGA
- a CDS encoding divalent metal cation transporter, which translates to MTAVNSFRTRIAIFLSVMGPGIVTAFADNDAGGIATYAAAGAKYGFALLFTMFISTVCLVIAQEMSARTGAVTGKGLSDLIREQYGARWALFAMTILIIANMGTTASEFSGIATSFEIFGVSRYISVPIMASLVWFLVLKADYSKTEKVFLALCLTFFSYVISGFIVNPPWEEVLMASITPTFSWDAEFLLMAIGVIGTTITPWGQFYVQASVVDKGITAADYKYTRWDVIVGSFFTWLIAFFIIIATASTLYVNGIEIETASDAAIALEPLAGKYASILFSFGLLGASMLAAFILPLSTAYAVCEAFGFEHGVSKSYEEAPVFFGLYTALIIGGAGLVLWPDLSLYHIMLASQVVNGVLLPPILIFMVLIASNNYLMGSYANSKWYNVVAWIFTIVLIILTLLLLGSTLMPEFFEGLLASGA; encoded by the coding sequence GTGACGGCGGTAAATTCATTTCGCACGCGTATAGCTATTTTTTTATCGGTTATGGGTCCCGGCATTGTCACTGCCTTCGCGGATAATGATGCAGGTGGTATTGCCACGTACGCCGCTGCAGGCGCTAAATATGGATTCGCGTTGCTCTTTACCATGTTTATCAGTACGGTGTGCTTGGTTATTGCGCAGGAAATGTCGGCGCGCACCGGCGCTGTTACCGGTAAAGGGCTGTCTGATTTGATTCGCGAGCAGTATGGAGCCAGGTGGGCTTTGTTTGCTATGACCATCTTGATTATTGCCAATATGGGTACAACGGCTTCTGAGTTTTCGGGGATTGCCACAAGTTTCGAGATTTTCGGTGTCAGCCGGTATATATCAGTGCCGATTATGGCCTCTTTGGTTTGGTTCCTAGTCTTGAAGGCGGATTATTCCAAAACGGAAAAGGTATTTTTGGCCCTGTGTCTTACGTTTTTCAGCTATGTCATTTCCGGCTTTATTGTGAATCCTCCATGGGAAGAAGTTTTGATGGCGTCAATAACGCCTACGTTTTCCTGGGATGCGGAGTTTTTACTGATGGCTATTGGTGTTATCGGCACGACGATTACACCATGGGGACAGTTTTATGTGCAGGCTTCTGTCGTAGACAAGGGCATTACGGCGGCCGATTATAAATACACTCGTTGGGACGTTATCGTTGGCTCGTTTTTTACTTGGTTGATTGCTTTCTTTATCATCATTGCTACGGCATCAACGCTGTATGTGAATGGAATTGAAATTGAGACGGCTAGCGATGCGGCGATTGCATTGGAACCTTTGGCTGGAAAGTATGCCAGTATTTTATTCTCTTTCGGTCTTCTCGGGGCTTCTATGCTAGCGGCTTTTATCTTACCGTTGAGTACAGCCTATGCTGTTTGCGAAGCGTTTGGTTTTGAGCATGGCGTCAGCAAGTCCTATGAGGAAGCACCTGTATTTTTTGGCTTGTACACGGCATTGATTATTGGCGGGGCGGGGCTGGTTTTATGGCCAGATCTTTCATTGTATCATATCATGTTGGCGTCGCAGGTTGTAAATGGCGTGCTGTTGCCGCCAATCTTGATTTTTATGGTTCTTATTGCCAGCAACAATTATTTGATGGGATCTTATGCTAATTCCAAGTGGTACAATGTGGTAGCATGGATTTTTACGATTGTTTTGATTATTTTAACGCTGCTGTTGCTTGGCTCGACCCTTATGCCGGAATTTTTCGAAGGATTGCTTGCGAGCGGGGCGTAA
- a CDS encoding MarR family transcriptional regulator, translated as MLLQRTVRTMQILERETIKTHGFTSSQCHMLLELLRSPGISMNELSEHMRLEISTVTRIMSNLVRDGLVRRSRSFQDKRVVEASLSEQGERVAQRLQTGIAAYYRDVICHLPRGHVREVMQAVEFLVDALEKAKE; from the coding sequence ATGTTGTTGCAACGCACGGTACGGACTATGCAGATTCTAGAACGTGAAACGATAAAAACTCACGGATTTACTAGCTCACAGTGCCATATGCTATTGGAATTATTGCGAAGCCCTGGAATATCGATGAATGAACTTAGCGAGCACATGCGTCTGGAAATCAGTACGGTTACTCGTATTATGAGTAATTTGGTACGTGATGGTTTGGTTCGCCGTAGCCGTTCTTTTCAAGATAAACGTGTTGTCGAAGCGTCCTTAAGCGAGCAAGGGGAGCGGGTTGCACAGCGATTGCAAACCGGAATTGCGGCGTACTATCGTGATGTCATTTGTCATTTGCCACGTGGACATGTCAGAGAAGTTATGCAGGCGGTAGAGTTTCTGGTGGATGCATTGGAAAAGGCCAAAGAATAA
- a CDS encoding LL-diaminopimelate aminotransferase, with the protein MNNEYIRKLFAQRLGGENFGDESVLYKFEKIKRAKKRACKANPDVKLLDLGVGEPDWMAEKKVIDILFAEASKKENRGYSDNGVQEFKDAAVHYMEQVYGVQGLDAYNEVIHGIGSKSILALLPQAFIDPGDITLMTVPGYPIIGSATKALGGEVVFLPLTEKNQYLPDLSLLAQEQCRKAKLLYLNYPNNPTGASATREFFEAVVAFARKHQIIVVADAAYAALTFAEEKPLSFLSVPGAKEVGVEIHSLSKAFNMTGWRLAFLCGQAAVIKGFAAVKDNHDSGQFAAIQKAGVYCLKHPEITRKTAERYERRHSLLVNVLQRIGFRVVEPKASFYLYTAIPKRTKTGRRFADAEDFSEFLLKEKLISTIPWDDAGAYIRFSVTFEAETEKEEAEVMEELEQRLTKLELIF; encoded by the coding sequence ATGAATAACGAGTATATTCGGAAATTGTTTGCGCAGCGTTTAGGTGGTGAAAATTTCGGAGACGAAAGTGTGTTGTATAAGTTTGAAAAAATTAAACGAGCTAAAAAGAGGGCTTGTAAAGCAAATCCGGATGTAAAGCTACTAGATCTAGGAGTGGGGGAGCCGGACTGGATGGCTGAAAAAAAAGTAATTGATATTTTATTCGCAGAAGCTAGCAAGAAAGAAAACCGTGGGTATAGCGATAATGGCGTACAAGAATTTAAAGATGCCGCAGTGCATTACATGGAGCAAGTATATGGCGTCCAAGGGTTGGATGCATATAATGAAGTGATTCACGGTATTGGTTCTAAGTCCATTTTAGCGTTATTACCGCAAGCTTTTATTGATCCTGGAGATATTACCTTGATGACGGTTCCTGGTTATCCTATTATAGGGAGTGCTACAAAAGCCTTAGGAGGAGAAGTAGTCTTCTTGCCGCTGACAGAGAAAAATCAATATTTGCCGGATTTGAGCCTTTTGGCGCAAGAGCAATGCCGTAAAGCCAAGCTTCTCTATTTAAATTATCCTAACAATCCAACTGGCGCGTCAGCCACGCGGGAGTTTTTTGAGGCGGTGGTTGCATTTGCCCGGAAACATCAAATTATTGTTGTGGCTGATGCTGCGTATGCAGCGCTGACTTTTGCCGAAGAAAAGCCGCTAAGCTTTTTGTCGGTTCCAGGGGCGAAAGAAGTAGGCGTAGAAATTCATTCTCTATCGAAAGCGTTTAATATGACCGGCTGGAGACTGGCATTTCTTTGCGGGCAGGCAGCGGTCATAAAAGGATTTGCAGCAGTGAAAGACAATCATGACTCCGGACAATTTGCAGCGATTCAAAAGGCTGGTGTGTATTGCTTGAAACATCCGGAAATAACAAGAAAAACGGCGGAGAGATACGAACGGCGTCACTCTTTGTTGGTGAACGTGCTGCAGCGAATTGGCTTCCGTGTTGTGGAGCCGAAGGCTTCTTTCTATTTATATACAGCAATTCCGAAAAGAACAAAAACAGGGCGGCGTTTTGCCGACGCAGAAGATTTTTCTGAGTTCTTATTGAAAGAAAAGCTGATTTCTACGATTCCCTGGGATGATGCAGGGGCCTATATTCGCTTTTCCGTTACATTTGAAGCAGAGACGGAAAAAGAAGAAGCTGAGGTAATGGAAGAACTAGAACAGAGATTAACGAAGTTAGAGTTGATTTTTTAG
- the lysA gene encoding diaminopimelate decarboxylase, which translates to MAGFEKMIVKSKNEYRVQNQLLRSLGDTFETPFYLYDLDLIEEQYKSLYQYIPWPTLKIHYAMKANYNKDILLRLREANAGIDAVSPAEVLLALSLGFKPETIIFTANHMTDVDMHLVKAQKVLLNVDSLFRLERYAECYPGSEVSLRFNPDVVAGENEKVQTGGKAAKFGLLLEEASQAATIAHKYNLQVVGVHMHVGSGIADTEVVYQGIKNVLKIATRERFSKLRFIDFGGGFKVKYHPDEPEVNYEDFGKKITDLFAAYCHEYGKELELYFEPGKYIVAEAGCLIMQVNTVREANGRVIVGTDAGFPQCIRPVFYGAHHPIINISNPTAALCEYDVYGNTCESGDCFAKQRLLPEVKVGDYLGILNAGAYCFSMASVYNLRPLPLRLSCSKEL; encoded by the coding sequence ATGGCGGGGTTTGAGAAAATGATTGTGAAGTCTAAAAATGAATATAGGGTGCAAAATCAATTACTACGATCGCTTGGCGATACATTTGAGACGCCCTTTTATCTATATGACTTGGATTTAATCGAAGAGCAGTATAAAAGCTTATACCAATATATTCCTTGGCCTACTTTGAAAATTCATTACGCTATGAAGGCGAATTACAATAAAGACATTTTGTTGCGTTTGAGAGAAGCAAATGCGGGTATTGATGCGGTGAGTCCAGCAGAGGTATTGTTGGCACTATCTTTGGGCTTTAAGCCTGAAACTATTATCTTTACGGCGAATCATATGACCGATGTGGATATGCACTTGGTAAAAGCGCAAAAAGTCCTGTTAAATGTTGACTCCTTGTTTCGGTTGGAACGATACGCCGAATGCTATCCGGGGTCGGAAGTGTCTCTGCGGTTTAATCCGGACGTAGTGGCAGGAGAAAACGAAAAAGTTCAAACAGGAGGAAAAGCAGCGAAGTTTGGACTCTTGCTGGAAGAGGCTTCACAAGCGGCTACTATTGCTCACAAGTATAATCTGCAGGTTGTCGGCGTGCATATGCATGTAGGAAGCGGTATTGCGGATACGGAAGTCGTCTATCAAGGAATAAAAAATGTATTGAAAATTGCTACGCGTGAGCGCTTTTCTAAGCTGCGCTTTATTGATTTTGGCGGTGGCTTTAAAGTGAAATACCATCCGGATGAGCCGGAAGTAAATTATGAAGACTTTGGTAAAAAAATTACCGATTTGTTTGCAGCGTATTGTCATGAATATGGGAAAGAGCTTGAATTGTACTTTGAGCCGGGAAAATATATTGTTGCAGAAGCGGGCTGCTTGATCATGCAGGTAAACACAGTGCGAGAAGCTAACGGACGAGTGATTGTCGGGACCGATGCAGGCTTTCCACAGTGCATTCGCCCGGTATTCTATGGTGCGCATCATCCTATTATTAATATCAGCAATCCGACCGCTGCGCTTTGCGAATATGATGTATATGGAAACACGTGCGAAAGCGGCGATTGTTTTGCCAAACAACGCTTGCTGCCGGAGGTGAAGGTGGGAGATTATCTGGGCATTTTAAATGCCGGAGCCTATTGCTTTTCTATGGCATCTGTCTACAATTTGCGTCCTTTGCCGCTGAGATTGTCCTGCAGCAAGGAACTGTGA